A single region of the Halichondria panicea chromosome 10, odHalPani1.1, whole genome shotgun sequence genome encodes:
- the LOC135343130 gene encoding mitochondrial-processing peptidase subunit alpha-like has translation MIPRLSLLKCSVPTLSRALSYPQVPLTSPLPDLKIPLRTDNASQSWNIEDSKFPPTTVTCLENGLRVASQEAFGQSGIVGVLVDAGSRYEVTYTSGLSHILQRMAFNGTAKYPTRDSVLATLDPIGGMPNCQRARDVLIYMVSSLSHGLPQAMDVLAEAVWRPALAQEQLDAEKTGVGFELDEIYNGPNSEALLEEMIHQASYPLNTLGLPNICPKENIDNINRGELLTYLSSHFDPSRMVLAGVNVDHGQFLELAKQYFVEADTSWKGVAKRQIDGSISQYSAADVKIKREGPPVVGPNPFPELIHVAIAMESCSYLDPDFFPYAVLNMYMGGGGSFSAGGPGKGMYTHLYQGVLTQHHWVYWAMAQNHAYKDSGIFCLLGSAHPSRARDLTQVLCQQFHHMTGVPNDVALSRAKEQLKSAMMMNLESKAVVFEDIGRQLLGQDFKMSPEELCEKIDTVTSSDVQRVGQRLMESSPAFAALGDLSEVPSRTDLETALFKNKGVLRSKKKLFTFGQS, from the exons ATGATTCCTAGACTGTCACTCCTAAAATGCAGTGTACCAACGCTTTCCAGAGCATTATCCTACCCCCAAGTACCATTAACGTCCCCCCTACCAGATCTAAAGATTCCTCTGCGTACAGACAATGCGTCACAAAGCTGGAATATTGAGGACTCTAAGTTCCCTCCTACCACAGTGACTTGTTTGGAGAATGGACTAAGAGTGGCCTCACAGGAGGCTTTCGGTCAATCTGGTATTGTTGGGG TGCTGGTGGATGCTGGTTCAAGGTACGAGGTCACCTATACCAGTGGACTATCTCACATTCTTCAGAGAATGGCCTTCAATGGTACAGCCAAGTACCCCACTCGAGACAGTGTTCTGGCGACTCTTGATCCCATTGGGGGCATGCCCAACTGTCAGAGGGCCAGAGACGTACTCATTTACATGGTGTCCTCACTCTCCCACGGATTGCCTCAGGCTATGGACGTTTTGGCTGAGGCTGTGTGGAGACCAGCTCTAGCACAGGAACAG cTTGATGCAGAAAAGACTGGTGTCGGGTTTGAGCTGGATGAGATATACAATGGCCCAAACTCAGAGGCACTCTTGGAGGAAATGATACATCAAGCCAGCTATCCCTTAAACACTCTAGGTCTACCCAATATCTGTCCAAAGGAGAACATCGACAATATTAACCGTGGTGAACTATTGACGTACCTGTCATCGCACTTTGACCCCTCACGGATGGTCCTGGCTGGGGTTAATGTGGATCATGGGCAGTTTTTGGAGCTGGCAAAACAGTATTTTGTGGAGGCGGATACTTCATGGAAGGGTGTGGCCAAGCGTCAAATTGATGGGTCAATATCTCAGTACAGTGCAGCAGATGTCAAG aTCAAGAGAGAGGGGCCTCCTGTGGTCGGTCCTAACCCCTTCCCCGAGCTCATTCACGTAGCCATCGCCATGGAAAGTTGTTCATACCTTGATCCTGACTTCTTCCCGTATGCAGTGctgaacatgtacatgggaggTGGGGGGTCTTTCTCTGCAGGGGGTCCTGGAAAgggcatgtacacacatcttTATCAGGGAGTGCTGACACAGCATCATTGGGTCTACTGGGCAATGGCTCAAAACCACGCCTACAAGGACTCTGGGATTTTCTGTCTACTGGGCAGTGCCCACCCTTCACGAGCTAGGGACCTCACTCAAGTGCTGTGTCAGCAGTTTCATCACATGACTGGTGTTCCTAATGAC GTTGCCCTGTCACGAGCCAAGGAGCAGCTCAAATCGGCCATGATGATGAACCTGGAATCAAAGGCTGTGGTGTTTGAAGATATTGGGAGACAACTGTTGGGTCAAGACTTCAAGATGAGCCCGGAGGAACTCTGTGAGAAAATCG ATACCGTAACGAGTTCTGATGTGCAAAGGGTGGGTCAACGACTGATGGAGAGCAGTCCTGCTTTCGCTGCTCTAGGAGACCTCTCTGAAGTGCCCTCTAGAACTGACCTAGAGACAGCTTTGTTCAAAAACAAGGGGGTGCTTAGATCGAAGAAAAAGTTATTCACTTTTGGTCAGTCTTGA
- the LOC135343138 gene encoding band 7 protein AGAP004871-like isoform X1, with product MQRSSLPNTINKPIYLPENTPRRVWELDSAMASQEIVEIDVALKPKRSQQDSIGALPGVMTRSRGHKDYQTIPPVDMTDDVDVGGGGGCSIVLAVISFIIVIFTFPFSLIYTVKIVKEYERAVILRLGRLTGRRAKGPGLFFVLPCIDTVQVVDLRTVTLDVPPQEILTKDSVTAKVDAVVYFRIADPIAAILKAENAKDSTYRISQSTLRDVLGTRTLAEILAERDVISEQLGTLLDIATDRWGVKVLRVEMKDVTLPTSMQRSMAAEAEADREARAKVVSAEGEQRAARKLREAADVLDESPAALQLRYLQTLNTISAENNHTYVFPLPIDLLAKMLSK from the exons ATGCAACGCTCTTCTCTTCCCAACACTATAAACAAACCTATTTACCTGCCTGAGAACACACCAAGAAGAGTTTGGGAGCTAGACAGTGCCATGGCGTCCCAAGAAATAGTGGAAATCGACGTGGCGTTGAAGCCTAAGAGGTCACAGCAAGACAGCATTGGAG CTCTCCCAGGGGTAATGACGAGGTCAAGAGGGCACAAAGACTACCAGACCATTCCCCCTGTAGATATGACTGATGATGTGGacgtggggggtgggggtggctGCTCCATAGTATTGGCTGTCATCTCTTTCATCATTGTCATTTTCACATTTCCCTTCTCACTCATCTATACTGTCAAG ATTGTGAAGGAGTATGAGCGAGCAGTGATCCTGAGGCTGGGTCGACTGACAGGTCGCAGGGCCAAGGGGCCGGGTCTATTCTTTGTCCTGCCCTGCATTGACACTGTGCAAGTGGTCGACCTCAGGACTGTCACTCTGGACGTACCACCACAGGAG ATCCTGACTAAGGACAGTGTGACTGCCAAGGTCGATGCTGTGGTCTACTTCAGGATAGCAGACCCCATAGCCGCCATCCTCAAGGCTGAGAATGCCAAGGACTCCACCTACCGAATCTCTCAGAGCACTCTACGTGATGTCCTTGGTACCAGAACACTGGCTGAGATTCTGGCCGAGAGAGATGTCATCAGTGAGCAGCTCGGG ACTCTTCTTGACATTGCCACTGATCGTTGGGGAGTCAAGGTGCTGCGTGTGGAAAT GAAGGATGTGACTCTTCCCACTTCAATGCAACGCTCCATGGCAGCTGAGGCTGAGGCTGACAGGGAGGCTCGTGCCAAG GTGGTGTCTGCCGAGGGAGAACAGCGAGCAGCGAGGAAGCTCCGTGAGGCAGCTGATGTGCTTGACGAGTCCCCAGCAGCCCTCCAACTGCGTTACCTGCAGACTCTAAACACCATCTCAGCCGAGAACAACCACACCTATGTGTTCCCTCTTCCCATTGACCTCCTCGCCAAAATGCTGTCAAAGTGA
- the LOC135343143 gene encoding band 7 protein AGAP004871-like: protein MSTEKDIMLGQKTDRIVDYDEVPPSGFGTVLCTWTLIIISGILIVLTFPFSLFVVIKVIPQYERAVIFRLGRIKGGKEQDPGLFFIIPCIDRVERVDTRLKTFDVPPQKILSKDSVTVNVDAIVNFRIVDPVVSVVKVTNADRATRLLAQTTLRNILGSHKLSELLESRESIQQQLRQQLDEGTDPWGVKVETVAIKDVRIPQELQRSMAAEAEAAREAKAKVITATGEVNAARALKEAAESISSSPTAMQLRYLQTLNIIAAERGSTIIFPIPIDMMGPMAHQLQQKATAFPQVQVAEDTKID, encoded by the exons ATGTCTACTGAAAAAGATATAATGCTAGGCCAGAAAACAG ATAGAATCGTGGACTATGACGAAGTCCCTCCGTCTGGATTTGGCACTGTGCTCTGTACATGGACGCTGATCATAATCTCTGGGATTCTCATTGTGTTAACGTTTCCCTTTAGTCTCTTTGTCGTGATCAAAGTGATCCCTCAATACGAGCGTGCTGTTATCTTTCGACTTGGTCGTATCAAGGGAGGCAAGGAACAAGATCCTGGTCTCTTCTTCATCATTCCTTGCATTGATAGAGTGGAGAGGGTAGACACTAGGCTGAAAACTTTCGACGTACCCCCTCAGAAA ATATTGTCCAAGGACAGTGTGACGGTAAATGTGGATGCAATTGTTAACTTCCGTATTGTAGACCCAGTCGTGTCTGTGGTCAAAGTGACAAATGCCGACAGGGCCACTCGTCTTCTTGCTCAGACCACCCTCAGAAACATCCTAGGCTCTCACAAGCTCTCAGAGCTTCTGGAGAGTCGTGAATCCATTCAACAACAGCTTCGTCAGCAATTAGACGAGGGCACCGACCCCTGGGGCGTCAAGGTGGAGACTGTGGCAATCAAGGATGTACGTATCCCTCAAGAGTTGCAAAGGTCAATGGCAGCTGAGGCTGAAGCCGCCAGAGAGGCCAAGGCtaaa gtgattACGGCCACTGGAGAGGTCAACGCTGCTCGAGCACTGAAGGAGGCTGCTGAGAGCATtagctcctctccaacagcAATGCAACTGAGGTACCTGCAGACCTTGAACATCATTGCAGCAGAGAGGGGCTCCACCATTATCTTCCCTATACCCATTGACATGATGGGACCTATG GCTCACCAGTTGCAGCAAAAAGCTACTGCATTCCCTCAAGTGCAAGTGGCAGAGGACACAAAGATTGACTAG
- the LOC135343147 gene encoding large ribosomal subunit protein eL8-like produces MPPKTKVKSVKRTKKVAAAPYVAKQTPKKETNPLIEKRPKNFGIGGNVQPKRNLSRYVRWPKYIRLQRQRQVLYQRLKVPPSINQFTQTLDRQTAIQLFKLLHKYRPETKAMKKERLRSTAEKKSEGAESTPGKKPITLKYGINNITRLIEQKKATLVVISHDVDPIEIVVFLPALCRKMDIPYCIVKGKARLGKLVHKKTATAVCLAGVRNEDKGTFGQLADAIRTNYNERFDEIRKTWGGGIMGIKARNAKAKVEKLKARELAKKM; encoded by the exons ATG CCTCCCAAGACAAAGGTGAAGAGTGTCAAGCGGACCAAGAAGGTCGCAGCCGCTCCCTATGTGGCCAAACAGACACCTAAGAAAGAGACTAACCCTCTGATCGAGAAGAGACCAAAGAACTTTGGAATTG GAGGGAACGTCCAACCCAAACGTAACCTATCTCGATATGTCCGTTGGCCCAAGTACATCCGTCTTCAGAGGCAAAGACAAGTCCTGTATCAGCGTCTGAAGGTGCCCCCCAGCATCAATCAGTTCACTCAGACTCTTGACAGGCAAACAG CCATCCAGCTATTCAAGCTGCTCCATAAGTACCGCCCAGAGACCAAGGCTATGAAGAAGGAGCGTCTTCGCAGCACTGCCGAGAAGAAGAGTGAGGGAGCAGAGAGCACTCCGGGGAAGAAGCCCATCACCCTCAAGTACGGGATCAACAACATCACCCGTCTTATTGAGCAGAAGAAGGCTACTCTGGTGGTCATTTCTCACGACGTGGACCCCATAGAG ATTGTTGTATTCCTGCCTGCCCTGTGCCGCAAGATGGATATCCCCTACTGCATTGTTAAAGGCAAAGCACGACTGGGAAAGCTGGTCCACAAGAAGACAGCCACGGCAGTCTGTCTTGCAGGAGTAAGAAA CGAGGACAAGGGCACCTTTGGTCAACTAGCCGATGCTATTCGCACCAACTACAATGAGAGGTTTGACGAGATCAGGAAAACGTGGGGAGGTGGAATCATGGGAATCAAGGCAAGAAATGCAAAAGCCAAGGTCGAAAAACTCAAAGCTAGAGAGTTGGCAAAGAAGATGTAG
- the LOC135343154 gene encoding mediator of RNA polymerase II transcription subunit 22-like isoform X1, with the protein MVNMSAMKKESLQVSAYSRRLKDNMKSILDNYAEILKAAKVTDANDPDAVSDAGLAHIENEIEVRAANIVRAAEGLSKLVSDLKENMILNDFSTINQSTTNRISELKELKSQKEDEITQLYSQPRELRTSL; encoded by the exons ATGGTGAACATGTCTGCTATGAAGAAAGAGTCGTTGCAAGTTTCTGCCTACTCTAGAAGACTCAAGGACAACATGAAGTCAATCCTAGACAACTATGCAGAGATTCTCAAAGCGGCAAAA GTAACTGATGCTAATGATCCAGATGCAGTATCCGATGCTGGTTTGGCTCATATTGAAAATGAAATTGAAGTACGAGCAGCAAACATA GTACGGGCTGCAGAGGGCCTCTCTAAACTGGTGTCTGATTTGAAGGAGAATATGATTTTAAACGACTTCTCCACCATCAACCAAAGCACTACTAACAGAATATCAGAGCTGAAGGAACTGAAGTCTCAGAAAGAGGACGAGATCACTCAACTGTATTCACAGCCTAGAGAACTAAGAACTTCTTTATAG
- the LOC135343138 gene encoding band 7 protein AGAP004871-like isoform X2, whose amino-acid sequence MQRSSLPNTINKPIYLPENTPRRVWELDSAMASQEIVEIDVALKPKRSQQDSIGDMTDDVDVGGGGGCSIVLAVISFIIVIFTFPFSLIYTVKIVKEYERAVILRLGRLTGRRAKGPGLFFVLPCIDTVQVVDLRTVTLDVPPQEILTKDSVTAKVDAVVYFRIADPIAAILKAENAKDSTYRISQSTLRDVLGTRTLAEILAERDVISEQLGTLLDIATDRWGVKVLRVEMKDVTLPTSMQRSMAAEAEADREARAKVVSAEGEQRAARKLREAADVLDESPAALQLRYLQTLNTISAENNHTYVFPLPIDLLAKMLSK is encoded by the exons ATGCAACGCTCTTCTCTTCCCAACACTATAAACAAACCTATTTACCTGCCTGAGAACACACCAAGAAGAGTTTGGGAGCTAGACAGTGCCATGGCGTCCCAAGAAATAGTGGAAATCGACGTGGCGTTGAAGCCTAAGAGGTCACAGCAAGACAGCATTGGAG ATATGACTGATGATGTGGacgtggggggtgggggtggctGCTCCATAGTATTGGCTGTCATCTCTTTCATCATTGTCATTTTCACATTTCCCTTCTCACTCATCTATACTGTCAAG ATTGTGAAGGAGTATGAGCGAGCAGTGATCCTGAGGCTGGGTCGACTGACAGGTCGCAGGGCCAAGGGGCCGGGTCTATTCTTTGTCCTGCCCTGCATTGACACTGTGCAAGTGGTCGACCTCAGGACTGTCACTCTGGACGTACCACCACAGGAG ATCCTGACTAAGGACAGTGTGACTGCCAAGGTCGATGCTGTGGTCTACTTCAGGATAGCAGACCCCATAGCCGCCATCCTCAAGGCTGAGAATGCCAAGGACTCCACCTACCGAATCTCTCAGAGCACTCTACGTGATGTCCTTGGTACCAGAACACTGGCTGAGATTCTGGCCGAGAGAGATGTCATCAGTGAGCAGCTCGGG ACTCTTCTTGACATTGCCACTGATCGTTGGGGAGTCAAGGTGCTGCGTGTGGAAAT GAAGGATGTGACTCTTCCCACTTCAATGCAACGCTCCATGGCAGCTGAGGCTGAGGCTGACAGGGAGGCTCGTGCCAAG GTGGTGTCTGCCGAGGGAGAACAGCGAGCAGCGAGGAAGCTCCGTGAGGCAGCTGATGTGCTTGACGAGTCCCCAGCAGCCCTCCAACTGCGTTACCTGCAGACTCTAAACACCATCTCAGCCGAGAACAACCACACCTATGTGTTCCCTCTTCCCATTGACCTCCTCGCCAAAATGCTGTCAAAGTGA
- the LOC135343154 gene encoding mediator of RNA polymerase II transcription subunit 22-like isoform X2, whose translation MVNMSAMKKESLQVSAYSRRLKDNMKSILDNYAEILKAAKVTDANDPDAVSDAGLAHIENEIEVRAAEGLSKLVSDLKENMILNDFSTINQSTTNRISELKELKSQKEDEITQLYSQPRELRTSL comes from the exons ATGGTGAACATGTCTGCTATGAAGAAAGAGTCGTTGCAAGTTTCTGCCTACTCTAGAAGACTCAAGGACAACATGAAGTCAATCCTAGACAACTATGCAGAGATTCTCAAAGCGGCAAAA GTAACTGATGCTAATGATCCAGATGCAGTATCCGATGCTGGTTTGGCTCATATTGAAAATGAAATTGAA GTACGGGCTGCAGAGGGCCTCTCTAAACTGGTGTCTGATTTGAAGGAGAATATGATTTTAAACGACTTCTCCACCATCAACCAAAGCACTACTAACAGAATATCAGAGCTGAAGGAACTGAAGTCTCAGAAAGAGGACGAGATCACTCAACTGTATTCACAGCCTAGAGAACTAAGAACTTCTTTATAG